A portion of the Pedobacter cryoconitis genome contains these proteins:
- a CDS encoding cupin-like domain-containing protein, protein MEIQRKSNLSYQEFMDEHHNPGIPVILTDASQVWKANGLFTPDWFRENYPEKESDVLNKETGKPYQMKEVMDLAEHSSEEKLAPYPLTFNISKEIPEMLDLLLPLNLGYAKPNWLESSLFKRGNWGGIIELFVGGPGGKFPYVHKDYYHLSAWINQLYGEKMFTVFPRGQEKFLYATEKNQWRSEVNVFNPDLEKHPEFKHATPISFKVSAGETLYIPFGIWHTAHSLSPTISVAFDQLNSKNFPLFMNDVWNFKKEGSKVKAVAAYLYALASGMGCRLRENI, encoded by the coding sequence ATGGAAATCCAACGAAAGTCAAATCTTAGTTATCAGGAATTTATGGACGAGCATCATAATCCCGGAATTCCTGTGATTTTAACGGATGCATCCCAGGTCTGGAAGGCAAATGGTTTGTTTACGCCTGATTGGTTTCGCGAGAATTATCCGGAGAAGGAAAGTGACGTCTTGAATAAGGAGACAGGAAAACCTTATCAAATGAAAGAGGTCATGGATCTGGCAGAACATAGCTCTGAAGAGAAGCTTGCACCTTATCCGCTTACTTTTAATATCAGTAAGGAAATTCCTGAAATGCTGGATTTACTGCTGCCACTCAATTTGGGATACGCAAAGCCAAACTGGTTAGAGTCATCTTTATTTAAACGTGGAAACTGGGGTGGTATTATCGAACTTTTTGTTGGTGGGCCAGGTGGCAAATTTCCTTATGTACATAAAGACTATTATCATTTGAGTGCCTGGATTAATCAGCTTTATGGAGAGAAAATGTTTACTGTTTTTCCACGCGGACAGGAGAAATTTTTATACGCCACAGAAAAGAATCAATGGCGCTCAGAAGTAAATGTTTTTAATCCTGATTTAGAGAAACATCCGGAGTTTAAACATGCTACGCCGATTAGTTTTAAAGTAAGTGCTGGTGAAACTTTATATATCCCTTTTGGGATCTGGCATACGGCACATTCTTTATCACCTACAATTTCTGTTGCTTTTGATCAGCTGAATAGTAAAAACTTTCCTCTGTTTATGAATGATGTCTGGAATTTTAAGAAGGAGGGAAGTAAAGTAAAGGCTGTTGCTGCTTATTTGTATGCGCTTGCCTCTGGTATGGGATGCAGGTTAAGAGAGAATATTTAA
- the ilvA gene encoding threonine ammonia-lyase IlvA: MELEKEVELDFEAAAARIADTVKRTQLEYNEGLSLKYNAKIYLKREDLQVVRSYKLRGAYNMISTLDQTQTSRGVVCASAGNHAQGVAYSCKKLGIQGVIFMPEITPRQKIKQTEMFGGDNIKIVLVGDTFDDCMKEALAYTAEHQMVFVPPFDNIKVIEGQGTVGIEIYQDLPETEIIVMPIGGGGLASGVGSYFKNINPQIKLIGVEPEGAPSMNHALKNGSPVTLDYIDRFVDGAAVKRVGNLNFKYCSDLLDQMLLIPEGKICTTILKLYNEDAIVVEPAGALAVAALDQLKDTIAGKTVVCIVSGGNNDIERMQEIKEKSLLFEGLKHYFIVRFPQRPGALKSFVNNVLGPHDDITRFEFIKKTNRENGPALVGIELQESSDYTSLKERMAEFKFEVIDLNDDQTLFEYLV; the protein is encoded by the coding sequence ATGGAGCTGGAAAAGGAAGTAGAACTGGATTTTGAGGCAGCGGCCGCACGTATTGCAGATACTGTTAAACGTACTCAACTAGAGTATAATGAAGGACTATCGCTAAAATACAATGCTAAAATTTATCTGAAAAGAGAAGATTTGCAAGTGGTGCGTTCCTATAAATTGCGTGGTGCTTACAATATGATCAGCACACTGGATCAAACACAAACCAGCCGCGGTGTGGTTTGTGCAAGTGCAGGAAATCACGCACAGGGGGTTGCCTATTCTTGCAAGAAATTAGGTATCCAGGGGGTCATTTTTATGCCCGAAATTACCCCAAGACAGAAAATCAAACAGACTGAAATGTTTGGTGGAGACAATATAAAAATTGTACTTGTCGGTGATACTTTTGATGACTGTATGAAGGAAGCACTTGCTTATACGGCTGAACACCAGATGGTTTTTGTTCCTCCTTTTGATAACATTAAAGTGATAGAAGGTCAGGGAACAGTAGGTATCGAAATATATCAGGATCTTCCGGAAACTGAAATTATTGTAATGCCTATTGGTGGCGGTGGTCTGGCTTCTGGTGTAGGCAGTTACTTCAAAAATATAAATCCGCAGATTAAACTGATTGGTGTCGAACCTGAAGGCGCTCCTTCCATGAATCATGCACTAAAGAACGGTAGCCCGGTTACACTGGATTATATTGATCGTTTTGTAGATGGTGCAGCTGTGAAACGTGTAGGCAACCTCAATTTCAAATATTGCAGTGATTTACTGGATCAGATGTTATTGATTCCTGAAGGAAAAATCTGTACGACTATCTTAAAATTATACAATGAAGATGCGATTGTCGTGGAACCAGCAGGAGCACTTGCTGTAGCTGCACTCGATCAATTAAAAGATACAATTGCCGGCAAAACCGTAGTTTGTATTGTAAGTGGCGGTAACAACGATATTGAGAGGATGCAGGAAATTAAAGAGAAATCTTTACTTTTCGAAGGTCTGAAGCATTATTTTATCGTTCGCTTTCCACAAAGACCAGGGGCATTGAAATCATTTGTGAATAATGTATTAGGGCCTCACGATGACATCACCCGCTTTGAATTCATCAAAAAGACAAACCGCGAGAATGGCCCGGCATTGGTTGGCATTGAATTGCAGGAAAGTTCCGACTATACTTCATTAAAGGAGAGAATGGCAGAATTTAAGTTTGAAGTTATTGATCTGAATGATGATCAGACTTTGTTTGAATACCTGGTTTAA
- a CDS encoding 2-isopropylmalate synthase, giving the protein MTMLHDPNRVYVFDTTLRDGEQVPGCQLSTPEKIEIALALEALGVDVIEAGFPISSPGDFQSVVELSKAVREPIICALTRANRKDIDSAVAALQYAKRPRIHTGIGSSDMHIKYKFNSTREEILQRAVEAVKYAKQFVEDIEFFAEDAGRADNAFLAQMIEAVIAAGATVVNIPDTNGYCLPEQYGSKILYLKQNVQNIDQAIISVHCHNDLGLATANTLAGVINGARQIECTINGIGERAGNTALEEVAMVLKTHHALNLKTNINTKHFSEISAKVSRMMRMPVQPNKAIIGQNAFAHSSGIHQDGFLKHRENYEIINPEDVGIDAAGIILTARSGRHALKHHLERLGYVIEKINLDQVYEKFLLLADQKLEISDDDLLSLMSDGEEHTYKNGYKLNSLHVVCGDSALPVATVKLEHEGIEKEAKAEGNGPVNATIKAIESIIGKDIQLKEFTIQAMHGGSDDTSKVNMRVIFEERSYLGYGFSTDIVKASADAYLDALNKFL; this is encoded by the coding sequence ATGACTATGCTACACGATCCTAATAGAGTTTACGTATTTGACACGACCCTTCGTGATGGAGAACAAGTTCCAGGCTGCCAGCTTTCTACACCAGAAAAAATAGAAATTGCATTGGCACTGGAGGCGCTCGGCGTAGACGTGATTGAAGCTGGTTTCCCAATCTCCAGTCCTGGCGATTTTCAGAGTGTAGTTGAATTATCCAAAGCCGTAAGAGAGCCAATTATTTGTGCACTGACCAGAGCAAACAGAAAGGATATTGATTCGGCCGTTGCTGCTTTACAATATGCTAAACGACCAAGGATACATACTGGAATAGGATCTTCTGATATGCACATTAAATACAAATTCAACAGTACACGCGAAGAAATTCTGCAACGTGCCGTAGAAGCTGTAAAATATGCCAAACAGTTTGTAGAAGATATCGAGTTTTTTGCGGAGGATGCCGGCCGTGCAGATAATGCATTCCTGGCCCAAATGATTGAGGCTGTAATTGCAGCAGGTGCAACCGTGGTAAATATTCCTGATACCAACGGCTATTGCCTGCCGGAACAATATGGTTCAAAAATCCTTTACCTGAAACAAAATGTTCAAAATATAGATCAGGCCATTATCTCTGTGCATTGTCATAATGATTTAGGTCTGGCAACTGCGAATACTTTGGCCGGTGTAATCAATGGCGCACGCCAGATAGAATGTACGATCAATGGTATTGGAGAACGTGCCGGTAATACTGCATTGGAAGAAGTGGCTATGGTTTTAAAAACACACCATGCCCTGAACCTGAAAACCAATATCAACACTAAACATTTCAGTGAGATCAGTGCTAAAGTGAGCCGGATGATGAGAATGCCGGTACAGCCGAACAAGGCAATTATCGGACAGAATGCCTTTGCGCATAGCTCAGGTATCCACCAGGATGGTTTCCTTAAACACAGAGAGAACTACGAAATCATCAACCCTGAAGATGTAGGGATCGATGCAGCTGGAATTATCCTGACTGCCAGAAGTGGTCGTCATGCGTTAAAACATCACCTGGAAAGATTAGGTTATGTGATTGAGAAAATCAACCTGGATCAGGTATATGAGAAATTCCTTTTACTTGCTGATCAGAAATTAGAGATCTCAGATGATGATTTATTATCATTAATGAGTGATGGTGAAGAACATACTTATAAAAACGGTTATAAACTGAATTCTTTACATGTAGTTTGCGGAGATTCAGCATTACCAGTAGCGACTGTAAAATTAGAACACGAAGGGATAGAAAAAGAAGCAAAAGCTGAAGGTAACGGCCCCGTAAATGCGACTATTAAAGCTATAGAAAGCATCATTGGTAAAGATATTCAGTTGAAAGAATTTACTATTCAGGCGATGCACGGTGGCAGTGATGACACCAGTAAAGTAAATATGAGAGTAATTTTCGAAGAGCGTTCTTATTTAGGTTATGGCTTCAGTACCGATATCGTTAAGGCATCAGCCGATGCTTATCTGGACGCATTAAATAAATTCTTATAA
- the leuB gene encoding 3-isopropylmalate dehydrogenase — translation MKKNILVIPGDGIGPEVTQWGKAVLEQIAISFNHEFNFDEALMGHAAIEATGNPLPDETLEKARKSDAILFGAVGHAKYDNDPSLKVRPEQGLLKIRKELGLYANLRPILLFDELLNASSIKAHILRGTDILFFRELTGDVYFGEKTRSEDKNTASDLMIYHKYEIERIAHKAYEAAMQRGRKLCSVDKANVLESSRLWRETVQEIAKQYPEVETQHLFVDNAAMQLIKDPKQFDVVLTANLFGDILTDEASQIAGSMGMLASASIGDGTGFFEPIHGSAHDITGKDLANPLASILSVALMLEISFGLKEEAQLIISTIDRVLKDGYRTSDIADDSTSPYKVLGTQDMGKLVLKFITQQTYTN, via the coding sequence ATGAAGAAAAACATATTAGTTATACCAGGGGATGGCATTGGACCAGAAGTAACCCAATGGGGGAAAGCCGTATTAGAACAAATTGCAATCAGCTTTAATCATGAGTTTAATTTTGATGAGGCTTTAATGGGACATGCAGCTATAGAAGCAACTGGTAATCCATTACCAGATGAAACCTTAGAAAAAGCCAGAAAGAGTGATGCGATCCTCTTTGGAGCAGTAGGTCATGCTAAATATGACAATGACCCTTCTTTAAAAGTGCGTCCGGAACAAGGACTGCTTAAAATCCGTAAAGAGCTTGGTCTTTATGCAAACCTGCGTCCTATCTTATTATTTGATGAATTATTAAACGCATCAAGTATTAAAGCACATATTCTGCGCGGTACCGACATCCTGTTTTTCAGAGAACTGACAGGTGATGTTTACTTCGGTGAAAAAACAAGATCAGAAGACAAAAATACTGCATCAGATTTGATGATTTATCACAAATATGAGATAGAACGAATTGCACACAAAGCTTACGAAGCAGCTATGCAACGTGGCAGAAAACTATGTTCTGTAGACAAAGCAAACGTACTGGAAAGCTCAAGATTATGGAGAGAAACCGTTCAGGAAATAGCCAAACAATATCCTGAAGTAGAAACACAGCATTTATTTGTTGATAACGCAGCGATGCAATTAATTAAAGATCCTAAACAATTTGATGTGGTCTTAACAGCAAACCTGTTTGGTGATATTTTAACTGACGAAGCTTCACAAATTGCAGGCTCAATGGGTATGCTTGCTTCTGCTTCAATTGGAGATGGAACTGGCTTCTTTGAACCTATCCACGGCTCTGCACATGATATCACAGGTAAAGACCTGGCCAACCCATTAGCTTCTATCCTATCTGTTGCCCTGATGCTGGAAATCAGCTTTGGCTTAAAAGAAGAAGCTCAACTGATCATTTCGACTATTGACAGGGTATTAAAAGATGGCTACAGAACCAGTGACATCGCAGACGACTCCACAAGCCCGTACAAAGTATTAGGTACTCAGGATATGGGTAAACTCGTCTTAAAATTCATTACACAACAAACTTACACTAACTAA